One Candidatus Dormiibacterota bacterium DNA window includes the following coding sequences:
- a CDS encoding MlaD family protein, with amino-acid sequence MSTTPTGTGPRIKTTLYPVLLTRVHPLIAGTVGLVVISFIVYLVFAVTAVQGNPFVHKYTVHGRFSNVVGLSKNDFVTVKGVRVGRVSDIEQAGPLADVSLAFDHIRLHDDASAIVRPRNLVGETWLEVNPGSTSRPELPDGAVLRVQQTVSPVQLDEVLKTLNPEVRTALAGFLRETGTGLRGRGEDLSMLVRQSESTLPSTADTFAAFNAPQLDDLIATLNTDAATLAARSGQLTSLVVNGNSLLGALAGDTRNIQSAIEHADVALGRSHAVLQDRTQGLGNTIAGLDSAASSIGTLVDHSRPIADAVTPQLPALMAFIGELQSATGTSDLNGYFMRLIVSVGAGSLADPGYQGVPGIPGPRVQRAPAGGASAPSPRPQPAPSGPELAPSMSGLMDLVYGGR; translated from the coding sequence CCCGGGTGCATCCCCTCATCGCCGGGACGGTCGGCCTGGTGGTCATCTCCTTCATCGTCTATCTCGTCTTCGCCGTCACCGCGGTCCAGGGCAATCCCTTCGTCCACAAGTACACGGTGCACGGGCGGTTCTCGAACGTCGTCGGGCTGAGCAAGAACGACTTCGTCACCGTCAAGGGGGTGCGCGTCGGCCGCGTCAGCGACATCGAGCAGGCGGGGCCGCTGGCGGACGTCAGCCTCGCCTTCGACCACATCCGCCTCCACGATGACGCGAGCGCGATCGTCCGCCCGCGCAACCTGGTCGGCGAGACCTGGCTGGAGGTGAACCCGGGCTCGACCTCCCGGCCCGAGCTGCCCGACGGCGCGGTGCTCCGGGTCCAGCAGACGGTGAGCCCCGTGCAGCTCGACGAGGTTCTGAAAACCCTGAACCCGGAGGTGCGCACCGCGCTCGCCGGCTTCCTCCGGGAGACCGGCACCGGGCTCCGCGGACGGGGCGAGGACCTCAGCATGCTGGTGCGCCAGAGCGAGTCGACGCTGCCGTCGACGGCGGACACATTCGCGGCCTTCAACGCGCCCCAGCTCGACGACCTGATCGCCACCCTCAACACCGACGCGGCCACCCTCGCGGCGCGCTCCGGCCAGCTGACCAGCCTGGTCGTGAACGGCAACAGCCTCCTCGGCGCGCTCGCCGGTGACACCCGGAACATCCAGTCCGCCATCGAGCACGCGGACGTCGCCCTGGGCCGGAGCCACGCGGTGCTCCAGGACCGCACCCAGGGGCTCGGCAACACCATCGCCGGGCTGGACTCGGCGGCCAGCAGCATCGGCACGCTGGTCGACCACTCGCGGCCGATCGCGGACGCGGTCACCCCCCAGCTGCCGGCGCTGATGGCCTTCATCGGCGAGCTCCAGTCGGCCACGGGGACGTCCGACCTCAACGGCTACTTCATGCGGCTGATCGTCTCCGTCGGAGCCGGCAGCCTCGCCGACCCCGGCTACCAGGGCGTGCCCGGCATCCCCGGTCCTCGGGTGCAGCGAGCACCGGCCGGCGGGGCGAGCGCGCCGTCACCGCGGCCGCAGCCGGCCCCGTCCGGCCCCGAGCTGGCCCCGAGCATGTCGGGGCTGATGGACCTGGTGTACGGAGGCCGATAG